From the genome of Muricauda sp. SCSIO 64092, one region includes:
- a CDS encoding GNAT family N-acetyltransferase, whose amino-acid sequence MEIKTLSGTDNKEILKAFNDSFSDYFIPFKLTEEQLASKMLADKTDLGLSVGAFENGKLIAFVLHGFDIITNQKVVYNGGTGVIPEKRGAGLTKQMYFFILPLLKGKGIHRLLLEVIAENVQAIKSYKKSGFKIKRELVCYKGEVSIKNTTKNVVFKNLQSYDWDLMKSFWDVFPTWQNSSHVLDELMTSTVSLGAYFENRLVGYVIYNPTTQRIQQIAIDRDFRKKGMASTLIFELTKKYGNTFSVINVDKRSKGINDFFHKMGFQKNLEQLEMELELDKITAAKV is encoded by the coding sequence ATGGAAATCAAAACCTTAAGCGGGACGGATAACAAAGAAATTCTAAAAGCGTTCAATGACTCATTTTCTGACTATTTCATTCCGTTTAAGCTAACTGAGGAACAATTAGCCTCAAAAATGTTAGCGGATAAAACCGACCTTGGACTTTCTGTCGGCGCCTTTGAAAATGGAAAACTGATTGCCTTTGTTTTACACGGATTTGATATCATCACCAATCAAAAAGTGGTATATAATGGAGGAACTGGAGTAATCCCGGAAAAGAGGGGGGCTGGGCTGACCAAACAAATGTATTTTTTTATTCTACCTCTTTTAAAAGGAAAAGGAATCCATAGACTTTTGCTGGAAGTCATTGCTGAAAACGTCCAGGCCATAAAATCCTATAAAAAATCCGGTTTCAAAATTAAAAGGGAATTGGTATGCTATAAAGGAGAGGTTAGCATAAAAAACACCACTAAAAATGTAGTGTTCAAAAATTTGCAAAGCTATGACTGGGATTTGATGAAATCCTTTTGGGATGTTTTTCCCACTTGGCAAAATTCAAGCCATGTACTGGATGAATTAATGACCAGCACCGTTTCCTTGGGCGCCTATTTTGAAAATCGGTTGGTCGGTTATGTGATTTACAATCCAACGACCCAAAGAATACAGCAAATCGCTATTGATAGGGATTTTAGAAAAAAAGGAATGGCGTCCACCCTCATTTTTGAATTGACAAAAAAATATGGAAATACGTTTTCGGTCATTAATGTGGATAAAAGGTCGAAAGGCATAAACGATTTTTTCCATAAGATGGGATTTCAAAAAAATCTTGAACAATTGGAAATGGAACTGGAACTGGACAAAATTACAGCCGCCAAGGTATAG
- a CDS encoding trans-sulfuration enzyme family protein, with translation MKKKDNQQPTTNNQRFETNAIRNQLDRTQYLEHSSPMFLTSSYVFEDAEDMRASFAEEKERNIYSRYSNPNTSEFVEKICRMEGAEAGFAFASGMAAVFSTFAALLDSGDHILSARSVFGSTHSLYTNFFPKWNIKTSFFEVDDLEGLESKIQLNTKIIYAESPTNPGVDVLDLEFIGQVAKKHNLIFIVDNCFASPYLQQPIQFGADLVIHSGTKLMDGQGRVLAGITVGNSALVEKIYRFSRITGPALSPFNAWVLSKSLETLAIRVERHCKNALQLAQFLEGHGKINWVKYPFLKSHPNYEMAKKQMKAGGCVVAFEVKGGLEAGRKFFDSIKLLSLSANLGDSRSIVTHPASTTHSKLSEEERSRVGITDGMVRVSVGLEHIDDIIADVKQALEEMK, from the coding sequence ATGAAAAAAAAGGACAACCAACAACCAACAACGAATAACCAGCGTTTCGAAACCAACGCCATCAGGAACCAATTGGATAGGACCCAATATTTGGAGCACTCTTCCCCTATGTTTTTGACTTCCAGTTATGTGTTTGAAGATGCCGAAGATATGCGGGCGTCTTTTGCAGAGGAAAAGGAACGCAATATTTATTCGCGGTATTCCAATCCCAACACTTCCGAATTTGTTGAAAAGATATGCCGGATGGAAGGTGCGGAAGCGGGTTTTGCCTTTGCATCTGGAATGGCAGCCGTATTCTCCACTTTTGCAGCACTTTTGGACAGCGGGGACCACATTTTAAGTGCCCGAAGTGTTTTTGGCTCTACCCACAGCTTGTACACCAACTTTTTTCCGAAGTGGAATATAAAGACCTCATTTTTTGAGGTCGACGATTTAGAAGGGTTGGAGTCCAAAATCCAGCTAAATACGAAGATAATCTATGCCGAATCCCCTACCAACCCTGGAGTGGATGTGCTTGATTTGGAATTTATAGGTCAAGTAGCCAAAAAACATAACCTGATCTTTATTGTTGATAATTGCTTCGCATCCCCCTATTTGCAACAACCGATACAGTTCGGAGCGGATTTGGTGATTCATTCGGGAACCAAACTTATGGATGGTCAGGGAAGGGTCTTGGCCGGAATTACGGTAGGGAACAGTGCATTGGTGGAAAAGATATATCGTTTCTCCCGGATCACGGGTCCCGCCCTGTCCCCGTTTAATGCCTGGGTGCTTTCAAAGAGCTTGGAGACTTTGGCAATACGAGTGGAAAGGCATTGTAAAAATGCACTGCAATTGGCCCAATTCCTGGAGGGACATGGTAAAATCAATTGGGTGAAATATCCGTTTCTGAAATCACATCCAAATTATGAAATGGCCAAAAAACAGATGAAGGCAGGAGGGTGCGTCGTGGCTTTTGAAGTGAAGGGCGGACTGGAAGCCGGTCGTAAGTTCTTTGATTCCATTAAATTATTATCCCTTTCTGCCAATTTGGGGGATTCCAGAAGTATCGTTACCCATCCCGCATCGACCACCCACAGCAAGCTTTCGGAAGAAGAGCGTTCAAGGGTCGGGATTACCGATGGCATGGTACGCGTTTCGGTCGGGTTGGAACATATTGACGATATTATCGCAGATGTTAAGCAGGCATTGGAGGAAATGAAATGA
- the thrA gene encoding bifunctional aspartate kinase/homoserine dehydrogenase I: MLQKLEIKDFTTLSGHTQDVQLSYEVFGQPLDKAPIVLVNHALTGNSNVAGAKGWWTDLIGDGKCINTQKFAVLAFNIPGNGYDGFVIDAYKEFVAGDVARIFLEGLELLRITRLFAIIGGSLGGGIAWEMAALNPNLTKHLIPVASDWKSTDWLIANCQIQEQILKNSSQPVHDARMHAMLCYRTPESFKERFQRSTNEELNVFNVESWLMHHGKKLQERFQLSAYRLMNQLLKTIDITRNGDGDFEALQNSAIKIHIVGVNSDLFFTAEENKETYRRIAQTNSNVTYGEVQSLHGHDAFLIEFKQLENLLKAVFPSENDKPFKVLKFGGKSLSNGNGLKTVLQIIEKRALKGERLAVVLSARERTTDKLEEVLDLAAKGKDFKSTLAQLFAYQTEGFQIDFSHETERLTKILEGVSLIGDYSLKTKDEVLAFGEVFSVKLVAKLLGEQGLSTHFVDSRELLVTDSTFGDARINENGSKAKVLARFVDFSNGDLPIITGFIAANKRGETTTLGRNGSNYTAALLANYLDAEELLNYTHVDGIYTANPDLVREAKIIENLSYGEANELANFGAKVLHAKTIIPLIEKNIPLRILNTFNPDTTGTLISSKSEKDGITSLSVLEDVSLINLEGRGLLGKVGVDARIFSALEKRNINVGIISQGSSERGIGLVVDSNRAEDAKKALQDEFQTDYTSKDVNSISVRKDVAVISAVGQDLSSFHRPFNALVKNKVVPLLFNNTVSGKNVSLVVKKEDLTKAVNVMHGQLFGVNKRINLFIFGHGTVGGTLVDQILRSAKKIEGRKGIELVLVGIANSREVLLRVEGISGNWKKQLKEQGEPYLITDIIDYASKHHLENLIAVDNTASIDFVQNYEVLIKEGFDLVSSNKIANTLDFDFYGKVRHALGENQKQYLYETNVGAGLPLIDTIQLLHLSGENITRIKGVFSGSLSYIFNSFSDLDKPFSRIVIEAMEKGYTEPDPREDLSGNDVGRKLLILARELDLHNEFTDISIENLIPKELEQIEKEEFISKVSILDSKFQEIKLQQKPDHVLRYIGDLHGDLQQEKGILEVKLVSVPKSSSLGQVKGSDSIIEIYTESYGDKPLVIQGAGAGAAVTARGVFGDILRIAEKL, translated from the coding sequence ATGCTCCAAAAATTGGAAATAAAGGATTTCACTACCCTCAGTGGTCATACCCAGGATGTTCAACTGTCCTATGAGGTCTTTGGACAGCCTTTGGACAAGGCACCTATTGTTTTGGTCAATCATGCCCTAACGGGAAATTCCAATGTGGCCGGAGCAAAGGGGTGGTGGACGGATTTGATTGGCGATGGGAAGTGTATCAATACCCAGAAGTTTGCTGTTTTGGCCTTTAATATTCCGGGCAATGGTTACGATGGCTTTGTTATTGATGCTTATAAGGAATTTGTGGCCGGAGATGTGGCCCGTATTTTTTTGGAAGGACTGGAACTCTTAAGGATTACCCGTCTTTTTGCCATCATTGGGGGATCTCTGGGGGGCGGAATTGCCTGGGAAATGGCTGCACTGAATCCCAATTTGACCAAACATTTAATTCCCGTGGCCTCTGATTGGAAGTCCACGGATTGGCTGATCGCCAATTGTCAGATTCAGGAACAGATTTTAAAAAACTCGAGTCAGCCCGTCCATGATGCCCGAATGCATGCCATGCTGTGTTACCGTACACCGGAATCCTTTAAGGAACGTTTTCAACGAAGTACAAATGAGGAACTGAACGTTTTTAATGTAGAGAGTTGGTTGATGCACCATGGGAAAAAGTTGCAGGAACGCTTTCAACTGTCGGCCTACCGCCTGATGAACCAATTGCTAAAGACCATTGATATTACCCGAAATGGGGATGGGGATTTTGAAGCCCTGCAAAACAGTGCCATTAAAATCCATATTGTTGGGGTAAATTCCGATTTGTTCTTCACTGCCGAGGAAAATAAGGAAACCTACCGCAGAATTGCCCAGACCAATTCCAATGTTACTTATGGTGAGGTGCAATCCCTGCATGGACATGATGCCTTTTTGATTGAGTTCAAACAACTGGAAAACCTTTTAAAAGCGGTTTTTCCCTCGGAAAATGATAAACCATTTAAGGTCCTTAAGTTTGGGGGAAAATCCCTTAGCAATGGTAATGGCCTTAAAACCGTACTTCAAATCATAGAAAAACGGGCTTTGAAAGGGGAACGTTTGGCGGTGGTGCTTTCGGCCCGTGAACGTACTACCGATAAGTTGGAGGAGGTCCTTGATCTGGCTGCAAAAGGCAAGGATTTCAAATCGACCTTGGCACAATTGTTTGCGTATCAAACCGAAGGATTTCAAATTGATTTTTCCCATGAAACTGAAAGGCTCACAAAAATATTGGAGGGAGTTTCCCTTATTGGGGATTATAGTTTGAAGACCAAAGATGAGGTCCTGGCCTTTGGCGAGGTATTTTCGGTAAAATTGGTGGCGAAGTTATTGGGGGAACAAGGATTGTCAACACATTTTGTGGACTCGCGTGAACTTTTGGTTACCGATAGCACTTTTGGCGATGCAAGAATCAATGAAAATGGATCAAAGGCCAAAGTACTGGCACGTTTTGTTGACTTTTCAAATGGTGATCTGCCCATCATCACCGGGTTCATAGCAGCCAATAAACGGGGGGAAACCACTACTTTGGGTAGAAATGGCAGCAATTATACCGCCGCTTTATTGGCCAATTACCTGGATGCGGAGGAGCTCCTCAACTATACCCATGTAGATGGTATCTACACGGCCAATCCCGACTTGGTCAGGGAAGCAAAGATCATTGAAAACCTGTCCTACGGAGAGGCCAATGAGTTGGCCAATTTTGGCGCCAAGGTCCTGCATGCCAAGACTATTATCCCATTGATTGAAAAAAACATCCCACTTCGGATTTTAAATACGTTCAATCCAGATACCACCGGAACCCTGATCAGTTCCAAAAGCGAGAAAGATGGTATTACCTCACTTTCGGTTTTGGAGGATGTCTCTTTGATAAATTTGGAAGGTAGGGGGCTTTTGGGCAAGGTTGGGGTGGATGCCCGTATTTTTAGTGCATTGGAGAAAAGGAATATCAATGTGGGAATTATTTCCCAAGGTTCTTCGGAACGTGGTATCGGCCTTGTGGTGGATTCCAATAGGGCGGAGGATGCCAAAAAGGCCCTACAGGATGAATTTCAGACCGATTATACCAGTAAGGATGTCAACTCCATTTCGGTGCGCAAGGATGTCGCGGTCATTTCTGCTGTGGGTCAGGACCTAAGCTCGTTCCATAGACCCTTCAATGCTTTGGTGAAGAACAAGGTTGTGCCCTTGTTGTTCAATAATACGGTTTCTGGGAAGAATGTGAGCTTGGTGGTCAAAAAGGAAGATTTGACCAAGGCCGTAAACGTGATGCATGGACAATTGTTTGGTGTGAACAAACGCATTAATCTGTTCATTTTCGGACATGGTACGGTTGGGGGTACCTTGGTTGATCAAATCTTACGATCCGCCAAGAAAATTGAAGGGCGCAAAGGCATTGAGTTGGTTTTGGTGGGTATTGCCAATTCCCGTGAAGTACTTTTAAGGGTTGAGGGGATTTCCGGGAACTGGAAGAAACAATTGAAGGAACAAGGGGAACCCTATCTAATTACGGATATTATCGACTATGCTTCAAAACACCACCTGGAAAACCTTATTGCCGTGGATAATACGGCAAGCATTGATTTTGTCCAAAATTATGAGGTATTGATCAAAGAAGGCTTTGATTTGGTATCTTCCAATAAAATAGCCAATACTTTGGACTTTGATTTTTACGGTAAGGTGCGCCATGCCCTAGGGGAAAATCAAAAGCAATATTTGTACGAAACCAATGTAGGGGCCGGCCTACCCTTAATTGACACCATACAGTTGTTACATCTTTCAGGAGAAAACATTACCCGTATTAAGGGAGTGTTCTCAGGATCATTAAGTTATATTTTCAACAGTTTTTCAGACTTGGACAAGCCTTTTTCCAGGATAGTCATTGAAGCTATGGAAAAAGGATATACCGAACCGGACCCAAGGGAGGATTTGTCAGGTAATGACGTGGGACGAAAACTTCTCATTCTGGCACGGGAGCTTGATTTGCACAATGAGTTTACGGATATTTCCATAGAAAATTTGATTCCTAAGGAATTGGAACAAATAGAAAAGGAAGAGTTCATCTCGAAGGTGTCCATTTTGGATTCAAAATTTCAGGAAATCAAATTGCAACAGAAACCGGATCATGTATTGCGATACATTGGGGATTTGCATGGCGATTTACAACAGGAAAAGGGCATTTTGGAAGTGAAGCTGGTTTCAGTTCCTAAAAGTAGTTCCCTTGGGCAGGTCAAAGGTTCGGACTCCATCATTGAAATCTATACCGAATCTTATGGCGATAAACCTTTGGTCATACAAGGGGCGGGAGCAGGTGCTGCGGTAACGGCAAGAGGGGTATTTGGGGATATTTTAAGAATAGCAGAGAAATTGTAG
- a CDS encoding O-acetylhomoserine aminocarboxypropyltransferase/cysteine synthase family protein yields MSDQNFSNATNALHAGHDTTQTSGTRAVPIFQSTSYVFKDTDHAANLFSLAELGFIYTRLNNPTNQILQERLAAIEGGVGAVVFASGTAAISTGLLTLLRTGDHIVASSSLYGGTFNLLKVTLPRLGITTTFVDASDPENFGKAVQENTRAIFVESLGNPKLDVLDLKAISAQAKAAKVPFIVDNTVATPGLLNPIEHGANLVIHSLTKYINGNGTALGGAIIDAGTFDWANGKFPEFTEPSAGYHGLVYHEALGAAAFTFKLILEGLRDFGGALSPFNAFQIIQGLETLDVRIKKHSENALTLAKWLQDRDEVAWVNYPGLATSKYKDLADAYLPKGQSGLVTFGVKGGFEAAKQLTDATKVFSLLANIGDTKSLIIHPASTTHQQLSEKEQLSTGVSQDLIRLSVGLEDLDDLKADLEQAFATIDKSILA; encoded by the coding sequence ATGAGCGATCAAAATTTTTCAAATGCCACAAACGCCCTGCATGCTGGGCATGACACCACGCAAACCAGTGGTACAAGAGCGGTACCCATTTTTCAGTCCACTTCATATGTCTTTAAGGACACCGATCATGCTGCCAATCTTTTTTCCTTGGCCGAACTGGGTTTTATTTACACCCGTCTGAATAATCCAACGAACCAAATCTTGCAGGAGCGCTTAGCCGCTATTGAAGGTGGGGTAGGGGCGGTGGTATTTGCCTCGGGCACAGCGGCCATTTCAACTGGACTATTGACCTTGTTGAGGACTGGCGACCATATTGTTGCATCAAGTAGCCTTTACGGAGGAACCTTTAACCTATTAAAGGTTACCTTACCACGTTTAGGTATCACCACCACATTTGTGGATGCATCCGATCCAGAAAATTTTGGAAAGGCCGTACAGGAAAATACTCGGGCTATTTTTGTGGAATCTTTGGGGAATCCAAAATTGGACGTATTGGATTTAAAAGCAATATCAGCGCAGGCCAAGGCCGCTAAAGTTCCGTTTATTGTTGATAATACCGTGGCCACTCCAGGACTTTTAAATCCTATTGAGCACGGAGCAAACCTGGTTATTCATTCCTTGACCAAATACATCAACGGAAATGGTACCGCTTTGGGTGGTGCCATAATTGATGCCGGTACCTTTGATTGGGCCAATGGCAAATTCCCAGAATTTACGGAACCTTCTGCCGGCTATCATGGATTGGTGTATCATGAGGCATTGGGTGCCGCCGCATTTACCTTTAAATTGATTTTGGAAGGTCTTCGCGATTTTGGGGGTGCCCTGAGTCCATTCAATGCTTTCCAGATTATACAGGGCTTGGAAACCCTGGACGTCCGTATCAAAAAGCACAGCGAAAATGCATTGACTTTAGCAAAATGGTTACAGGATAGGGATGAAGTGGCTTGGGTAAACTATCCTGGGCTAGCGACCAGCAAATACAAGGATTTGGCCGATGCATACTTGCCAAAAGGGCAGAGTGGTTTGGTAACTTTCGGAGTAAAGGGTGGTTTTGAAGCGGCTAAGCAATTGACCGATGCTACAAAGGTGTTCTCCTTATTGGCCAATATCGGTGACACCAAGTCTTTGATCATACATCCTGCCAGTACAACCCATCAACAATTGTCCGAAAAAGAACAGTTAAGTACCGGGGTATCCCAAGATTTGATTCGTTTGTCCGTAGGTCTTGAAGATTTGGATGATTTAAAGGCCGATCTAGAGCAGGCATTTGCCACGATCGACAAATCAATTCTTGCATAA
- a CDS encoding class I SAM-dependent methyltransferase: protein MEQIYEAKLWGDNGSRFYSGHGSHHPRMVDPYVGILTEFLKSFEEPITVCDLGCGDFNVGKELVPYVRKYIAVDIVPELIDFNTKTFQHPNLKFQCLDMAKDNLPDGDCAILRHVLQHLSNAEVENVVNKLYGFDYVVLTEHVPKGHFIPNKDIVSGQGIRLKKQSGLDLLKAPFRLKVKEGKPLLSVCPTNQKGVIITTLYRLS, encoded by the coding sequence ATGGAACAAATCTACGAGGCCAAGCTATGGGGGGACAATGGATCTAGGTTTTACTCTGGTCACGGTTCCCACCATCCAAGGATGGTTGATCCCTATGTTGGGATTTTAACGGAATTCCTGAAATCTTTTGAGGAACCCATTACGGTGTGTGATTTGGGCTGTGGCGATTTTAATGTTGGAAAGGAATTAGTGCCTTATGTCCGGAAATATATTGCTGTGGATATTGTTCCCGAGCTCATTGATTTTAATACCAAAACGTTCCAACATCCAAATTTGAAATTCCAGTGCTTGGATATGGCCAAGGACAATTTACCTGATGGGGACTGTGCCATTTTAAGGCACGTATTGCAACATTTATCGAATGCCGAAGTTGAAAATGTGGTGAACAAGCTGTATGGTTTTGATTATGTTGTTTTAACGGAACATGTCCCGAAGGGTCATTTTATACCCAATAAGGACATTGTTTCCGGTCAGGGAATCCGTTTAAAAAAACAAAGTGGTTTGGATTTGTTAAAAGCTCCATTTCGCTTGAAGGTAAAAGAAGGGAAACCATTATTGTCCGTTTGCCCAACGAATCAAAAAGGAGTAATCATCACAACCTTATATAGGTTGTCCTGA
- a CDS encoding CocE/NonD family hydrolase, translating into MKQTIRLFVVSAFFLMAFQSCKKTTQKGGLEVAENYVANNYTKQEVDIEMRDGVKLHTTIYSPKDTSKAYPIIMQRTPYSSRPYGKGNFRKQIGPNSNMMKEGYIVVYQDVRGRWLSEGHYENMRAYIPNKTDSTQIDESSDTYDTIEWLVNHVANNNGRVGLWGISYPGFYATYGTIDAHPALRASSPQACIGDFFFDDFHHNGAYLLSYFRATSLFGTPRPNGDQPIDTAWYTLPDIGTEDQYEFFLEAGPLKNLNAFFEYDIKDQTSLAPDGMTDDFFWNELKEHPNYDKLWQRRGLIQHLDKTKPHVATMIVGGWFDAEDLYGPLETYKNIEKHNTGAYNTMVFGPWDHGRWARRNGRSLVGNYYFGDSISEFYQDKIETRFFHHFLKGEADGKTGLPEAYVYDSGRKEWSEMDAWPPKQITKKTMFLSENQELTLEPKGTKGIQFVSDIKKPVPYSEDIKSVFTPRKYMTDDQRFAARRSDVLVFETKVLEEDLTLAGPIMANLKVATTGTAADWIVKVIDVHPADAETNEEMQDHLKMSNYHLMVRSEVLRGRFRNSFTHPEPFTPNTKTTVDIKLQDVFHTFKKGHQLQVQVQSTWFPLIDLNPQTYVENIFKAEESDFKTQTHTVFTDSNLEFSVLE; encoded by the coding sequence ATGAAGCAGACCATTCGTCTTTTTGTTGTTTCAGCTTTCTTTTTAATGGCGTTTCAATCCTGTAAAAAAACAACCCAGAAGGGGGGACTTGAAGTAGCTGAAAACTATGTGGCCAATAACTATACCAAGCAGGAGGTCGATATAGAAATGAGGGATGGGGTAAAATTGCATACCACCATCTACTCCCCAAAGGATACTTCCAAAGCATACCCCATTATCATGCAACGAACGCCTTACAGTTCAAGGCCTTATGGAAAAGGGAACTTTAGAAAACAGATAGGGCCCAATAGCAATATGATGAAGGAGGGCTATATTGTGGTGTATCAAGATGTCAGGGGGCGTTGGTTAAGTGAAGGGCATTATGAAAATATGCGGGCCTATATTCCAAACAAGACGGATAGTACTCAAATCGATGAAAGCTCGGATACCTATGATACCATTGAGTGGCTGGTAAACCATGTTGCTAACAACAATGGGCGTGTTGGGCTTTGGGGCATTTCATATCCCGGGTTTTATGCTACCTATGGGACCATAGATGCCCATCCCGCTTTAAGGGCATCTTCACCCCAAGCCTGTATTGGGGACTTCTTTTTTGACGATTTTCACCATAATGGTGCCTATTTGTTGAGTTATTTCCGGGCGACCTCCCTTTTTGGAACACCACGACCCAATGGAGATCAGCCTATTGATACCGCCTGGTACACCCTTCCAGATATTGGAACGGAAGACCAATATGAATTTTTCCTGGAGGCAGGCCCCCTCAAAAATCTAAACGCTTTTTTTGAGTATGATATCAAAGACCAAACCTCCTTGGCCCCCGATGGTATGACCGATGATTTCTTTTGGAATGAATTGAAGGAACATCCCAATTATGATAAACTCTGGCAACGGCGGGGATTGATACAGCATTTGGACAAAACCAAACCGCATGTCGCTACAATGATCGTCGGCGGGTGGTTTGATGCCGAAGATTTGTATGGTCCTCTGGAAACCTACAAAAACATTGAAAAACACAATACAGGAGCGTACAACACTATGGTTTTTGGTCCCTGGGACCATGGCCGATGGGCAAGACGCAATGGCCGGAGTTTAGTGGGCAATTATTATTTTGGGGATTCCATTTCGGAGTTTTACCAGGATAAGATTGAAACGCGGTTTTTTCATCACTTTTTAAAGGGAGAAGCCGATGGCAAAACGGGGCTGCCGGAAGCTTATGTGTACGATTCCGGCAGAAAGGAATGGAGCGAAATGGATGCCTGGCCCCCCAAGCAGATAACAAAGAAAACGATGTTCCTTTCAGAAAATCAGGAGTTGACCTTGGAGCCTAAAGGGACCAAGGGCATTCAGTTCGTTAGCGATATCAAAAAGCCAGTTCCCTATTCCGAGGATATTAAATCGGTCTTTACCCCAAGAAAATACATGACGGATGACCAACGGTTCGCAGCAAGACGTTCCGATGTTTTGGTTTTTGAAACTAAAGTGCTGGAAGAAGACTTGACTTTGGCTGGGCCCATTATGGCCAATCTTAAGGTTGCTACCACGGGCACTGCGGCCGATTGGATCGTAAAGGTAATTGATGTACATCCGGCTGATGCGGAAACCAATGAGGAAATGCAGGATCATCTAAAAATGAGCAACTACCATTTAATGGTTCGAAGTGAAGTGTTGCGGGGACGTTTTCGAAATAGCTTTACCCATCCGGAACCATTTACCCCAAATACAAAGACCACTGTCGATATTAAATTGCAAGATGTCTTTCATACGTTCAAAAAGGGACATCAACTCCAAGTCCAGGTGCAGAGTACCTGGTTTCCATTGATCGATCTAAATCCGCAGACCTATGTGGAAAATATCTTTAAAGCGGAGGAAAGCGATTTTAAAACACAGACCCATACCGTATTTACGGATTCCAATTTGGAGTTTTCCGTTTTGGAATAA
- the metK gene encoding methionine adenosyltransferase, giving the protein MPYLFTSESVSEGHPDKIADQISDALLDNFLAFDSNSKVACETLVTTGQVVLAGEVKSGTYLDVQTIAREVINKIGYTKGEYQFSGDSCGVISLIHEQSQDINQGVDRTTKEEQGAGDQGMMFGYATKETENYMPLALDISHKILQVLAELRREGNTITYLRPDAKAQVTIEYSDDNVPQRIDTIVVSTQHDDFDEDEAMLAKIKTDIIETLIPRVKSQLPSTIQQLFDDDITYHINPTGKFVIGGPHGDAGLTGRKIVVDTYGGKGAHGGGAFSGKDPSKVDRSAAYAARHAAKNLVAAGVADELLVQVSYAIGVVEPTSIFVDSYGTSKVGLSDGEIAKKVATLFDMKPYAIENRLKLRNPIYSETAAYGHFGKVPKTVTKVFESPYNGRIEKEVELFTWEKLDKVEEVKTAFGL; this is encoded by the coding sequence ATGCCGTATTTATTTACCTCTGAATCCGTAAGTGAGGGACATCCGGATAAAATTGCGGACCAAATCAGCGATGCCTTATTGGACAATTTTTTAGCCTTTGACAGTAATAGTAAAGTGGCTTGTGAAACTTTGGTCACAACAGGACAGGTGGTATTGGCCGGAGAAGTGAAGAGCGGAACGTATTTGGATGTGCAGACCATTGCCCGGGAGGTCATTAACAAAATTGGCTATACCAAGGGCGAATATCAATTCAGTGGGGATTCCTGTGGGGTGATTTCCCTAATTCATGAACAATCCCAAGATATCAATCAAGGTGTGGATAGGACCACCAAAGAGGAACAGGGTGCCGGGGATCAGGGAATGATGTTTGGGTATGCCACTAAGGAAACAGAGAATTATATGCCCTTGGCCTTGGATATTTCACATAAAATCCTACAGGTTTTGGCCGAATTAAGGCGGGAAGGAAATACGATTACCTATTTACGTCCGGATGCCAAAGCCCAAGTAACCATTGAATATTCCGATGATAATGTGCCACAACGAATTGATACTATAGTGGTTTCCACCCAGCATGACGATTTTGACGAAGATGAAGCCATGCTGGCCAAAATAAAGACGGATATCATCGAAACCTTGATTCCCAGGGTTAAATCGCAATTGCCCAGTACCATCCAGCAACTCTTTGATGATGATATTACCTATCACATCAATCCAACGGGAAAATTTGTCATTGGAGGCCCACATGGTGATGCAGGTCTTACTGGGCGTAAAATTGTGGTAGATACCTATGGGGGCAAGGGAGCGCATGGAGGAGGTGCTTTTAGCGGGAAAGACCCCAGTAAGGTAGATCGAAGTGCCGCCTATGCGGCCAGACATGCTGCAAAGAATTTGGTGGCGGCCGGAGTTGCGGATGAGTTGTTGGTCCAGGTAAGTTATGCCATTGGGGTAGTGGAACCCACATCCATTTTTGTTGATAGCTATGGCACTTCAAAAGTAGGTCTTAGTGATGGGGAGATTGCCAAGAAAGTGGCCACGCTTTTTGATATGAAACCCTATGCCATAGAGAACAGGTTAAAGCTTCGAAACCCTATATATTCGGAAACTGCGGCCTATGGCCATTTTGGGAAAGTACCCAAAACGGTAACCAAGGTATTCGAGTCTCCCTACAATGGCCGTATTGAAAAAGAAGTGGAGCTTTTCACCTGGGAAAAATTGGATAAAGTGGAAGAGGTAAAGACCGCTTTTGGGTTGTAA
- a CDS encoding sensor histidine kinase yields MNITSLMDGLEITVADDGGPIDPSQREKIFDKFYRIPTGNRHDVKGFGIGLFYTKKIIEKHGGSIQLVPTKKNTVFKVTL; encoded by the coding sequence TTGAACATTACCTCATTAATGGATGGCCTTGAAATTACCGTGGCCGATGACGGTGGACCCATTGATCCTTCACAACGTGAAAAAATCTTCGATAAATTTTATCGCATTCCCACGGGTAACCGCCATGATGTGAAAGGCTTTGGAATTGGCCTGTTCTATACCAAAAAAATTATCGAAAAGCATGGTGGCAGCATACAATTGGTGCCTACCAAAAAAAATACCGTCTTTAAAGTAACCTTATGA